In the Bos indicus x Bos taurus breed Angus x Brahman F1 hybrid chromosome 20, Bos_hybrid_MaternalHap_v2.0, whole genome shotgun sequence genome, one interval contains:
- the LOC113878981 gene encoding 60S ribosomal protein L22-like 1: protein MVQKKDKKPKKSTWKFNLEFTHPVEDGVFDSGNVEQFMLEKVKVNGKTGNLGNVVHIEHFKNKIIVVSEKQFSKRYLKYFTKKYLKKNSLHDWLPVVASDKETYELRYFQIRQDEDESESKD, encoded by the coding sequence ATGGTGCAGAAGAAAGACAAGAAGCCTAAAAAGTCAACCTGGAAGTTTAATTTGGAGTTTACTCATCCAGTAGAAGATGGAGTTTTTGATTCTGGAAATGTTGAACAGTTTATGCTGGAGAAGGTTAAAGTGAATGGAAAGACTGGAAATCTTGGGAATGTCGTTCACATTGAACACTTCAAGAATAAAATCATAGTTGTTTCTGAGAAACAGTTCTCTAAAAGGTATTTGAAGTACTTTACCAAGAAATACCTTAAAAAGAACAGTCTTCATGATTGGCTTCCTGTGGTTGCATCTGACAAGGAGACTTATGAGCTTCGTTACTTCCAGATTAGACAAGATGAAGATGAATCTGAGTCTAAGGACTAG